The sequence aattttaaacaattaaattaattgaaaagCCCCCCCGCCAACATTTGGCACTAGTATGATTTTAAAAAGGCAGCTTTATTGCAGCTAAAGCAAATAAAGATACCCTATAAGTAATGAATTTATCTACATCAGCCAGCAATCATCTGATCTTAAAATCATCCAATTGACCTTCTAGAGAGGTCTGAAGAGGGAGAAGAATCCTAGCCCATGGTACATATATAAAGGGCAATATAGACTATTATGCATAACATCTTCAATTTGACCTAATCCACATACACAAAAATGTTCTTTTACTGGCCTATCAGAAGATCTGCCAGGCAGATATTCAGCAGGCATAGTTTGAAATCTAAGTGGGGTGAAAGCATGCCTAACAGAAAAAAAGGTTAATTCCTGCAAATAAGTTGACCTTTTAGGATCCAGTTTAATTTTGGTATACCAAATGGCAGACTTGCAGTTCTTCAAAATCTCTTTTGGCATCTTTGAAAAAACGTTATCCTGGATCTTACAATCAGATACATCCTGTGATGTCATTGCTAAGGGAATTGAACAGCTCAGCATCAGACTTCTACAAAATTGTACCCAATCTTCTCTGCTCTGTAAGTATAAAAAACATAATTTTGCTAAGTGTTGATCTGGAAGAGGATAACTTTTTCTAGTACAATATAATCACTTTATGAATAGTGGCTTTTAGAGAACGGCGGTCTACTTCAGCCCTTAGTAATGCATGGGTACACTGTGATACTGCCAAAAGCATTTGCAAAAACTTATCTTGAATTACATCGAGTGTATCTCTGCAATGGCCACCCCAAATTCCTGCACTATATAAAAGATGGGAcacaatctttatttattttattcatttatttattatttgatttatatcccacccttcctcccagcaggagcccagggcggcaaacagaaatgctaaaaacactttaaaacataataaaaagacctcaaaatacattaacacaaaacaacgctaaaaacaaaacaaaaaaagctttaaaaacattttttttaaaaagggttaaaaatatcatattaaagaaaacatattaaaagcaattctaacacagatgcagaccgggacaggtctcaacttaaaaggcttgttgaaagaggaaagtgttcaaaaggcaccgaaaagatagcagagatggcgcctgcctaatatttaaggggagggaattccacagggtaggtgccgccacactaaaggtccgtttcctatattgtgcagaacgaacctcctgataagatggtatctgcaggaggccctcatcagcagagcgcagtgatcaactggttatataaggggtaaggcgctctttcaggtatcctggtcccaagctgtataggactttgtacaccaaaactagaaccttgaacttggcccagtagcaaatgggcagccagtgcaattatttcagcagtggggtgacatgttggcaataccctgccccagtgagcagtcttgccgctgcattttgcaccagctgcagcttcaggaccaacctcaagggcagccccacatagagtgcattacagtaatccagcctggaggttaccagtgcgtggacaacagtggtcaatcTTGGCAAAAGTGTCCGATAAGCAATGGTCTTTCCTGTAGGTATATAGTCTCCAGGCTGGAAACAGAATTTGTACTGAAACCTTGTCTTTGGAGAGATCATCAAAGTCCTGtcccttctgtttttaaatttttaacatgCTTCATGAGTAAATTTAGGTCTTTTTCTTCATCTTCCATGCGACTTATGTTCAGTTCATCGCCTTCCTCAAATTCACCGCTTCCATTTCTCCTTTGATCATTTTTGGAAGGCTCGTTCTCAGTCTTTTCTAGACTAGTCTGAATCCTGAGACAAGATACACACAATATCATCTCTCAAATGTCATCCCTGAATTTTAAAATTGGGATTTGATGGGGGAGAAGAGACATATGTTCCTCACAACTTAATGCAACAATGAAGAGAATGAAACCTCATGAGAGCACTGCAACTGCTAGTTAATGCCTCATGCTAAGTAAAGAGAAATTGAGGATACAAGAGTAATAAGGACAGTTGTTATGCTTTctatcagggtggggaacctctggtcacgggccaatcttggcctgccaggggatccaatttggcctgcaaggccatttccccaaaaCCTTTCCCACCAGCTCatgggcaggaggacagggtTAAATCCTGCATTGGCTGTGTGCACCTGGTCCCAGCAGGGAATAGGTATGCACAGTCagggcagcaggatttaacccccaaTCAATCCATTGATGAacaggggttaaatcctgctcagttcagCAGGATCCTGCTCAGTTCAGCCAAGCAAGGACTAAATTTTGCTCAGTTTGGCTGCGTGCGTCTCTCAGGGGCCCAGCATCTCCTGTCACTCATGTGATTTACAGGTGGGCaaccttgcccacctgtcaaatttggtccgCGAAGCCTATTCTGGCCAAATACGGATCTGGCCCATGAAGTCAAAAagggtccccacccctgctctatagaACCAAACTCAGGTTGGGGTTCTTTTTTCTGTTTAGCGTATGAACTACGAAGCATCATTTGGCAAATCCAAGGCATCTGTCATCATATTTATTATCTATTTCTCTTATGACACATTACTTAAATATATTTAGCATTGCAAAGTGGGCAACAGTTTTATCACAGACTGCTAATGAAAATAAAGCTGTACATTTATACTCCCCCTGTCCCCTTATAGGCTAGCTATTTTAGCCTAATAGCTAAAACACTGTTTTTAACTTTTGGTTACAATGTTCAAATGGCAATGTCCCTGCAATGGCTAGGAGAGAATTTCTACAAATATTTAGGCAAGAGTGCACTGTCTTCTCAGGCATTAATTTTTTTCTCTATACCTGTGTTAGCCCCAATCTGGGACCATTAGCACTGTTTTCTGATTATTAATGAAGTGTAGTCAGAAGCGATTCCTCACTATAAGTGATGTCAACATCCAAATAGGTATCAGCCATATAACCACATTCTGTAAAATCACTATAGATATGCTAGTTATGAAGAAAATGGCATTCTCCCAGTAACAAAACATGGCTGTctgaatccctggaaaaattctatATAACAGTATTACTATCTTAGGGGGGGAAACCCCTCATGACGACTTTATATTTATTGTGCTAAAAATCATCATTTGGAGAGGGCCTCCAAAACTATTACCACCAACAAACCAGTTGGATTAACTCTGGTAGTTCCATTCTAATCATTTGTATGGACAGATATACCCAAGCTGTGAGCATTTGCAATATTAAGTACAGCTCCTTTATGTGACCAAGCTTGTACAGTTTCCTCAATGTACTGTATTTTGTTCTAGGAAATTAGTTTGGCCACTTGAGTAGGCAAGGGAAGGGTCCAAGCCTGTGCCTAAGATGGCAAACCTAATCACCCTCATATGGAAGCACTGAACTTAATGACTCCTCCTCTCCCACAACTGTCAtctagcagcagccattccatcaggatacAGAAGGAAAGCTGGGAAGCAAGGCCACTCTGTGTGTGTATCTCTCTCAACTGTTTTTCCCCCAGGCTGGTCCTTATAACACCTTTGTTACAAAACTGCTGCCTGCCTTTGCtcattttcctcttcctccctcatcccttttcctttttgtaTCCTCTCTTTCAGACTGACAGCCTGAGGGGAGGGGATGTCTTGTTTGGGTGAAGAGCATCCAAATAGGctcttaaaaatattatttaaataataaaggtTTATTATGTTGGTTTTTCAGGCTTTACTGAAAAGCTGAAGGGGAGGAGAAGTCACAAGAGGCTACACTACCCCCAAGTGACTATGTCCATGGCTGTCCAACCAGAACTCCAACACCTCCACCCAAAGAGAGATGCAGGTGTTTCACATGCAGGGAGAACATTTGCATTAacccaggggagggagggagcacagAGAGATGCAAGGGCTGCATTTTAAGCCAttataaaaaaagagaaatagaacatACAAGTTGCTTGTGATCCCTTCTCCCCTGCTTCTCTCTAACATTCAAAAATACCCCAGGACTAGTTCGGATGACTCTTACTGTGTAGTAACAAATTCATATGGCTTAAACAGATATACTCATCAAATCCAAGGTATTCATCATGAAATAATCCACAGCATAAGCAGGGCTTGACAATCTCACTTGCCCCTGTTGCCACTGTGAGAGATTTGCCAAGCTTCAGCAAGTGACAAGAGTCTGGGATTTGCCCCCAACTATGGAGCTTGGCAGAAGCCTGGCATTTGTTATGGCTTTGTACTTGCCTCTGCCTGCCCATTAGGCAAAGAGGGTCCAGGCATCAGCAAGTTTTTGGTTGGACACCAAACAAAACTTACCAACACCTGAGCATAAGAAATCAGGGTAGAAGACACTGCAAAAAGGTTAAGTGAAATGCTTACGGAATCACAATTTCTTCTGTCTTTCCACACTTAGCGCATAGATCTAATTCACAAGCACAAGACTTGCAGATGATGTGGTAAGAATCCTTTATGGTCTTCTGTAGACATTTCACACTATTAAAAGAAACACAAAAGTTTAATGAAAATAGTTAAGAAGAATATTTTCCACAAACAATGGCTGCTTTAATTTtaagattgttttaaattgtttttaaaatatgtgttttaaattgcatatttgttttaatgtttttgattgctgtaaaccgcccagagagcttcggctatggggcggtatacaagtgcaatcaatcaatcaatcaatcaatcaatcaatcaatcaatcaatgcttATCTTGCCGAGAATAAGATACCAAAGTAAGAGAAGATGTTAAGACATTCAGAAATTCTGAAATCATAGGAGGAGGAAAATTTtggtccatttaaaaaaataaactatgTAACTTTCTTATCAAAGGGGTGGTGGAGTGGAGAGGTTCCCCTCCTTTACATTAGTTTCTACATATGTGGCATAAATAGACACCACAACAGTTATTTACAGTGAAGATATTTAAGCTTTAAGGCTTCTTTTAAGCTGCAATGCAGATCCAAATAGTTCTCTTATATATCCGAACAGCTGTGCACACACACTAAACATGTACAATACTGAAAAATCACCTCTTCTGAAGTCCAGATGCTTTTTAAACTCAGGGAAATACAAAGACATACTTGTGGAAAGATGTGACTGAGATGAGCTGGAAATTTTGAACATATAGGCATGTACATTGATCAGCCAGTATACTTCTGTGCATATCACAAATGTTCCCTCCACCAAATTCATTAATCTCAAAAGCATACAAAATATCTTTATTGGCAGCATTATTTGGGGGTAAAAGCATAACATGAAGAGAGAACTCACAGGCATGCAGAAAATTATTAAATGACTTCAAAATAAAGCTCTTACTTCTAAGAAAACTGCCCTGTtaaggcccactgagttcagAGGCACTTATTCCTAGGCAAGCCTTAGTCACAAAGTTTGTTTCAAACACACCCTTTTGTCTCGCAATAGAGACTAAGTAACACTGATAtgatacttttaaaaacaaaggtaAGTCTAAACGTTGTTTGTAAGATAACTGCAAGGCGTTCCTGTGTATGAATCATCTAGTGATGCAAAGGTATTACTCCTGAGAAGCAGACTGCACATTACACCCAAAACACATGTAAGAAAGCCCAATCTTTTGTTCTTTATTAATGGAAAGCAGGCAGACTTGATTGTAAGTAAATATAAGTGAATAAATGTCAGGGAAAAAGGGGGTGCTTAAAAAACCCCTTTTGTGTTCTGCTcaaagttgcttcctccctatcAAGGCAAGAGTTCTGCATACTCCACAGTTTCTATGCTCAAATGCACAGCCTCTTGAGGCTGCttctcatttaaaaataatagacTGGAGCTTTGTTACATGCATGGCCATGTTTTTTGCTTCCAAATGTATGGGAAAGCAACCAATATCTATTCAAGCAATGTAGGCTTGAAGCAGTTCAAGTGCACTGAAGACTATTTATCTTAAAAATGTTAAGGAAGTGTTTAGCTCCAGTTTAATGACAGTTTACTTTGTAAGAGTTTTGTATTAACATTTCTTTAGCATGCCTCATTACTTGCAAATTAATTCCCCGAAATAACAAGACCATGGCTGAGTTCAGACTGTGGTTTATCGTGACATCCAAATGCAGCCAAGTATCTTTAGTACTGTGGCTGTCTTtagtattttgcagtcttaaaaaaaaaagggaagatCAACATAAGGATAAACATAGCGGGGTCTAGCCCTCTTCAGTGCTGGGACCCAACCTCAATTCCTGTGTAACAGCCAGTTCTTGCTTTCTTTCAACTGTGTGGCATAGCTGTAACCCACAAGAGGAAGAGATAGGACTGAGGTAAGCCTTTGAGTTATTTTCTCTGCAAAGTGCACTGCAAACAGGTCACAGCATGCATTCAAGTGGCCTGATCTGCCTTCCACGTACCCAAGATGTAACAAGCTAATATAAGCATAAAGAGCAGAACTAGTGGACTTCATTGAGCAGACGAAATAATGGCAAAGTAGTAAGCTATGGAACACCGTACTTACCATTTTTTAGGCTGTGTTAACGGTTTGTATTTGTTGAATTTTACACGCCATTCCAGGACCTCCTTACAATGCTGACATACCCCTTCATGGAGTTTTGCATTAATTTTCTAAAAGAAATATTAAGAGTTCATATTTATTTAGCCGCATTTGAAATTCAAAATCCCACAACATCAACAACCACTTaatttcttgttttaaaaactttaaaaaagccaTATGCAATGTGATGGAGTGTGTATTCTCTATGAAGAGTTGTTAAAAATGTCAACattaattacattattttctGGATTGTTTAGGAAAGGTGCATGCTACCATTTTTATGGCAAGAATTAACCAATTACTTATTGTCTTGATTGCAAACTTAGTTGGGCACATTTAAAGTAGCTGTCTGGATTCCAGCCAAAGGCCTCAGGACTACTTACTGAGATTTCTGACTTCTCTTTGAACCAAACACTCAGTGTCCATATTAAATATCTTTTGAAAATCCTCTCAGATGCAAAATAGATATGTTGTCATATATGGATGGCTGAAGAGAGAACGGGTAACTATTACAACACCACCATGGACTCCAAATAAAGCCACAGTTATTCTCTGCTGGGTTTGTGTCACTTCTAGGCAGGGAGGAAGGAGTAAGGCTAAAGGGAAGCATTTCCCAATGTTCTCTCTAATCAGTCAAAATCCACACTGCTAGCAACTTTCTTGTTAGAGATGTTTACAGCAGTGCTAAGCATCATGTATTAACATGGAAATATCATCATGCTAGGTTACGCTGACACTCTTTGGGCAAGCATAATTACCAAGTAAGCTTCTCCTTGCACCTTTTGGGAGACAGATGTGACTCAGCCACCCCAACGCAAACAAGTCATGCAGGAGGCCACTCATGCAAATGTGCCTTCAACAAGAACTGTACTCCTTGATGACTAATCAGACTTTTCAGGCTTCTCTTAGGACCTCAAAAGAACACTCTTACCTAACCCCCAAATATTTCACTTAAAATCCCCCTCTTTTACTTATCTTTCCAGTCTTGGCTCCTAAGGACATATAGCATCAGCAACTATATTACCTGGGGGTTCCCAGCAGATGCCCTGAAGTATGCTGTGCCTGCCCTATCTAGCGGGAGAAAACGAGAAGAACTGAAGGCAGGAAACAGCTCCTCTTTCTGCGACGGTAAAAGAAATATCGCATCTATTCTCTTGAGATTTAACTTCTCACTTCTTAAAGTGAGGACTCCTTGCTCCAATATATGCAAGACCTGACTCCCACAAATGATTAAGAACAATTAGGCTTTGTTTGTGTACCACTTCTAAAGCATACAAGTGTTCTACAATCTTTCACAAAGATCTAAATAAATAGGTTATGCACATTAGGGAACCACATGTGGAGCTGCAGTTCCCAAGCTGCCAACTGAAGGCTCCGATGAGTATTAAGATTGGCTTTGCTGATCTAGTGCAGAACCCACAACAATGAAAATTatgcccccatctgcactatacatttaaagcactattataccactttaaacagccattgcttctcccaaagaattctgggaactgtagtttgttaaaggcacTGGGATTTgatagaagacccctattcccctcacacagctacaattcccagaattccctgggaagagggattgattgttaagccactctgggaattgtaacattGTGAGGGGAACCCCTAACTGTTTAAAGCAttttgatactgctttaaatgtacagtacagatggggcctataTTTCATTAGTCACATGCACAATTTCTTTAGCCTCCTATAACTGGCTCCTTGGAATTAAAGCATTTCTCTTATGTCCTCTGACCATTAGAACACAGTGCAGTTGAGAATAATAACATGGTTCCAAGCTTATCTTTCACAGCCATAAGCACTAGAAGCACTGTAAAACGAAACAAAACATGAACTAAATGTGAAAGTTGAGCTCTTGCGATTCTGAGTTCCACATCTGCTATAGCTACAAAATTGTTATTAAGTACAATACACTAGTTCAGAAGAAATTCAAAATAAGAAGAATCAAGCCTGAAAAACAACTGCTTGAGAATGCAAAAGGGAAGCACTGTTTTGTTACTGTGGTGTCTGGTAGTTGGTTTAAATTGCCTAGATTCATCCTATGAAAGCTTCTTTGCGAAGAGAATGTAAGAACTGAGGAAGCCAAGATGACTCAGAACTCAAGGTCAAGTGCTGGCAGGAAAAcacggctttaaaaaaaaacaagaaagaaaatacTTTGCATATTATAAGTGTATACAATTAAAATTACAAATGATTCACATCACAGGTGACACAAAGCAATGGAGAATAATTTGCAGGGATATGATAATAGCACCAGTAGAGAAATAATACTGAAAATAGCGTTTATTccttaggaaaaagaaaataactcAACTTAGATAACTCCATTTCAGTGCTAAGGTTCCAGGCCTTGCAGAGTGGGAAAGATTAACTGGAAACTAATTTATTGCAAAGGCTACTGCGGCAACGATGGGAACAAAGATTTTAGACCACAAACAGAAAAGGGAGCTTGGCTTTAAAATcatttaattcacacttcctgcatATATTAGCTAGAATTATGAGGTTCTTAGAAGGCACTTGGCTAATTTTAATTGCACAGTTCAAGGAGAGTCGGTATAGTGTCTAATTTCTTCCTATATGTAACCTTgcttttttatatgcttgttttgTTTGAACTGATTAAAATGTGATACCCACAGGTATGTGATCACAATCATATTTTGTTAGGACAAAATATAATTATATTAATACAATCACATTAGAACAAAATGTAATTATACAAAATCTGAATATAGTCAACCTTCTGAGGATCATGGTCACAAAGCTGTGTATTCTACAATGGTCCCAATCACTGAATTCATTTGCTGCCACTATGTATTACATATAAAAGGCatgtagtgttttgtttgccaccttgggctctcttctgggaggaagggcgagatataaatttaataaataaataataaaaggtaaCCCTTATGCAACCAAATCAATAACCCGTTTGTAATCAGTTCAGTAACTCAGAGGCAGAAGGCATGGAAAGATTAGCAGTAGTGACAAAAAAATATGGCACTTAAACGACACACTTGACTAAATGATATCCTCCTGAAGAAGCAGAGGAGAAAAGTAATGTCAGCATTTTTGCTGTGTTTCTGTTGTCAGAGCTGGTGAGAAAATAGAAATGGGCTGTGCTACCACAAAACATGCTGGTAGTCACATTACAGTCTAGACAATAGAATCAGAAGCATTTCTTTACCTCATCTACTTAGTGACATTCTTTGGTCTATCCTTTCAAGCTCCGGTACCCAACAAGATTTACAGTGATCATACAACTACTAAAGAGCAATTGTAGGGGGATGGGGTGGTCAGAGAAAGTTTGCATGCAGCTCTTTTATATAGGCCTTCACTGAATGGGTGCTTGTGGCAAGGACCTGTGCAAAACATCAGGGATGGTGAAAGGCTGATTTCCTGTTCCCATTGGCTGGCATTATATGGGTGCGAGCTTGCTGGTGTGTATCTTATCTTTCCCTCAGTTTGCTCTTGGCTACTGAAAATCATGGTGTTTCAAGAAAGCAGGAATTACAAACAGCGCTACTGTTGTTGCAATTTGTCTGTTATACCATTAGTTTTATTTCTAGGTACATCAAATCTCTGAAAATAAATGTCAATATTTGAGAGGCATTGAAAACGCTGCACAGAAATGCCAATAGAAAAGGAGACCAAAAAGAAAGTTTGAGATTAAAAATGCAGCAATACCACTAGAGAACTTCAACAGCAGACCCAGCTCACTTTTTTTCTCCAGCAACTCCAATCAAGGAGTTCCAATATAAAGCAACAACTTTATAGTTATAGGATTCAAGAACAGTCGAGTGTTCTTAAAGCACAAAATACTGTGCATACCCCCTACTTTTGAATggctttccccctttcctcttcACTGAGCTCATCcaggcaaaagaaaatactttccaACACATTTGCTACAATTCTGAAATTATTTGTcctgtaaatggaaatggactgccttcaagtcgattccgacttatggtgaccctatgaatacggttttcatgataagcggtattcagaggtggtttaccattgccttcctctgaggctcagaggcagtgaccggcccaaggtcacccagtaagcttcatggctgtgtggggattcaaaccctggtctcccagatcatagtccaacactctaacctctacaccatactggctccctatttgtccTGTAGTAGttaattatttaattacatttcataAAGGGTAAAGGGTTTCATCATAAGTATTGGGTGGTATCTGAGTTAATCATATTTAGAGAAGACCCACTAAAATCAACAGAGTTAAGTTAGCCTAACATAAGTACATAGAGTGTCTACTCGGAGTATGACTTATTCGGATACCACCCATTATCCTCAAAATGACCATAGGTGATTAATTTCCATTTTACAGGGGAAACTGAGAAGAAGCGTGCAACTTATGTATGATAAAGCTACAATTTAGGCAACAATTTAATACACCTGGAGGTAAGTCCAACTGATATTATTGAGGCTTACTTCCatgtaggcatgcataggactaTACTGTTAGTAGAAGAACAATAACTAGGACCAGGGTCCAAGCGCAACACTCCTCAGGGCTAATGACAGTTTTTCCAGAACCTCTAAGAATGGCATATAAATTAGAAATAGCAAATTTTTCAAGACAATCTTGTTTCTGCTACAGAACAGTCTTTCTGACAAGAATTCTAGTCCAATGAACTCTTAGAAACCTTTCAGATATGGAAAGCAAATAGCCATGGAAGGATGCAGGAACTGAACCTTGACCCTAAAAGTTTGCAGGCTGTGGAAGATATTTCAAACAACTCCAGCAATAAgtaactttttctttcttttttaaattaagatCTTATCTCCATTTCATTAAGAGACGTCAAGGATA is a genomic window of Rhineura floridana isolate rRhiFlo1 chromosome 1, rRhiFlo1.hap2, whole genome shotgun sequence containing:
- the C1H9orf85 gene encoding uncharacterized protein C9orf85 homolog isoform X1, whose product is MSSQRGNVARSRSQRHQNVQVFKNDKYDTSAQRKKINAKLHEGVCQHCKEVLEWRVKFNKYKPLTQPKKCVKCLQKTIKDSYHIICKSCACELDLCAKCGKTEEIVIPIQTSLEKTENEPSKNDQRRNGSGEFEEGDELNISRMEDEEKDLNLLMKHVKNLKTEGTGL
- the C1H9orf85 gene encoding uncharacterized protein C9orf85 homolog isoform X2; this translates as MSSQRGNVARSRSQRHQNVQVFKNDKYDTSAQRKKINAKLHEGVCQHCKEVLEWRVKFNKYKPLTQPKKCVKCLQKTIKDSYHIICKSCACELDLCAKCGKTEEIVIPAEKIGYNFVEV